The Candidatus Cloacimonas sp. genome contains a region encoding:
- a CDS encoding PIG-L family deacetylase, protein MNILIISVHPDDETLGCGGTILKLKEKGHSVNCMFITDGNSQQSLIIEKVNRIYGFKAIYRMSLPETEIDQIKLNDIIGSMSKFIIKSNAEIIFAPNRSDVHSDHRTIFNALISSTKSFRAPFIKGIYMFETLSETEFAPALAENAFIPNTFVDITDYLDTKIEIMKIYETEIMPDPLPRSAHAIKGLAAFRGSRIGVKYAEAFMCIFQRF, encoded by the coding sequence GTGAATATATTGATTATATCTGTTCATCCGGATGATGAAACTCTTGGTTGTGGTGGCACTATACTAAAGTTAAAGGAAAAAGGCCACTCAGTTAACTGTATGTTCATTACCGATGGAAATTCTCAACAATCTTTGATTATTGAAAAGGTTAATAGAATTTATGGTTTCAAAGCTATATACCGGATGAGCTTGCCTGAAACAGAGATAGATCAAATTAAACTAAATGATATAATTGGATCAATGAGTAAATTTATTATAAAATCAAATGCCGAAATTATATTTGCTCCTAATAGGAGTGATGTTCATTCTGATCATAGGACTATTTTTAACGCTTTGATATCTTCGACTAAAAGTTTTAGAGCTCCATTCATTAAAGGAATTTATATGTTCGAAACCCTATCAGAAACTGAATTTGCCCCTGCCTTAGCGGAAAATGCATTTATTCCCAATACATTTGTTGATATTACTGATTATCTGGATACAAAAATTGAAATAATGAAGATATATGAAACAGAGATAATGCCTGATCCTTTACCGAGAAGTGCTCATGCTATAAAAGGTTTAGCAGCTTTTCGGGGTTCAAGAATCGGCGTAAAGTATGCGGAAGCGTTTATGTGTATTTTTCAGAGGTTTTGA